In the Treponema maltophilum ATCC 51939 genome, CGGCGAACCGGATGAAGAAGTATACGAATGTCCCGAATGCGGGGCAAAAATAACGACCGATATGACAAATTGTCCGAATTGCGGTATCGGTTTAAGTTTTGAATATGAGGACGAAGAGTAGGATTACATGGCGGAAGAATTGGATAAAAAACCGAAGTTCAGAGTAAACAAGCAGCGGCCCGAGCAAACGCCGTCTGCAGCATCCGCTGCAGGAACGGCTGCGCCGGAAAAGAAAAAAGTTGTCGTCGTAAAAAAGAAAACCGTTGCGCCCAAGCCGGAGGCTCATGCTTCCGTACGGGTTGCGGTTAAAGCGGTTCCCGCTTCTTCGGCCGCTCCTTCAAGCGAAAACCTTTCCGTCAAAAAACCGTCTTCAATTTCCGAATTAAGTCCGCCCCGTCCCAACGTAAAGCAGGGCAATCTTGCAGGCCGTCCTTACGGGGCTTCCGGGGCAAGGGTACAAAACAGGCCGAACCGCTATCAGGATTCGGGCTTTACCGGAGCGCAAGCGCGCGACGGCGCCCAGTCCCGCGACGGTTTTCAGGGCAGGGGAGAACGCCCGTCATATCAGGGCGGCAGGCGCGATGCTCAAGGCGGATTCGGCGCACAAAGGGGCCGCGAAGGCGGCTATAAGGCGGGCGGTTTTCAAGCCGGCAGAACCGGAAGCGGTCCGCGTCGTCCGGGCGAAGGGCGAAGCGCCGGAGGAAGACCGGGTTTTATGCCGCGGCCGGGATTCGGCGGTTCTCAAGCTCCGCTTCCCGAAACGAAAAAAACGCCTTCAAAAAAAACGTTTACAAAGAAAAAAGCCGTCTATTCGCGTAAAGACCGCGAAGAAGATTTGGAAGATAAACTTTTTAATCAGAAAAAAAAGCAAGCCGCAAAGGCGAGCGTAGTTCCCGAACGAATCGAAATTATGGAAACCGTTTCCGTTTCCGATTTGGCCAAAAAGATGAACTTAAAAGCGTCGGAAATTATCGCCAAGCTGATGTCGATGGGAATGATGGTGTCGATTACGCAATCCATCGATTCGGATACGGCGACCTTGCTTGCTTCCGAATACAACTGCGACGTAAAAGTCGTCAGTCTGTATGAAGAAACGGTTATCGCAACCGAAAAGGACAACGAAGCCGATATGGCTCCCCGGCCGCCGGTTGTTACGATTATGGGACACGTCGACCACGGAAAGACGAAAACCCTCGACGCAATCCGCAGTACGAACGTGGTCGCGACCGAATTCGGCGGCATTACCCAGCACATCGGCGCATATATGGTTGAAACGCCTAAGGGACGTATTACCTTTTTGGATACGCCCGGTCACGAAGCCTTTACGATGATGCGGGCGCGCGGAGCGAAGGTTACCGACATTGTCGTGTTGGTTGTCGCCGCCGACGACGGCGTGATGCCGCAGACGGTCGAAGCGATAAACCACGCAAAAGATGCCGGCGTCCCGATTGTCGTTGCGGTAAATAAAATCGATAAACCCGAAGCGAACCCCGACCGCGTTATGACGCAACTTTCCGAGATGGGGCTTATGCCCGAAGAATGGGGCGGCCAAACGCAGTTTGTAAAAATCAGCGCGCTTAAAAAAGAGGGCTTGGACGAGCTTTTGGACGCGATATTGCTGCAAGCCGAAATTCTCGAATTGAAGGCGAATTGGAAGTGCCGCGCCGAGGGCAAGGTTATAGAATCGCGCATAGACCACGGGCGCGGTGTTGTCGCGACGATTATCGTCGAGCGCGGAACGCTCCGCACCGGAGATCCGTACGTTGCCGGTATTTATTCCGGCCGCGTGCGCGCAATCTTTAACGACCGCGGTCAAAAAATCGACGAAGCGACTCCTTCGATGCCGGTTGAAATTCTCGGTTTGGAAGCCATGCCGAATGCCGGCGATCCCTTCCAAGTTACCGACACCGAACGCACGGCGCGCGACGTTTCGCTTAAGCGGCAGGAACTCAAGCGCTTTGAAGACGCAAAGAACATCAAAAAAGTTACGCTCGACAACCTCTACGATACAATCGACGAGGGCGAGGTTATGGAACTCAAGGTTATCGTCAAAGCCGATTTGCAGGGTTCCGCCGAAGCGCTTAAAGAATCGCTTGAAAAGCTGTCGACGCGCGATATACGCTTGGTCGTCATTCACTCTTCGGCCGGCGCAATCAACGAAAGCGACGTTATGCTTGCGGCCGCCGACTCGAACGCGATTATCATCGGCTTTAACGTGCGCCCGACGCCCAAAGCGAAGATTTTGGCCGATCAGGAAAAAGTCGATATCCGCAAATACAACATCATCTATAAAGCGGTTGAGGAAATCACCCTTGCGATGGAAGGCATGCTCAAGCCGGACGTCAAAGAAGAAGTTATCGGTATGCTGGAAGTGCGCGATACGTTCAAGGTGCCGAAGGTCGGCCTTATCGCCGGATCCTACGTTACGCAGGGACTTATCAAGCGCACGAGCAGCGTAAACGTTATCCGCGACGGCATCGTTATTTACACGGGTAAAGTGTCTTCACTCAAGCGGTTTAAAGACGATGCGAAAGAAGTCGCCGCGGGATTCGAATGCGGCGTCGGCATAGATCAATGGCACGACATTAAAGTCGGCGATCAGCTTGAAGTGTTCGAATACACGGAAGTTGCGCGCAAACTCGGCGACAGCGAAAGCGCTTCCAAAAAAACTTCGAAAAAAGAAAAAGCGAAGGCCGATAGTGCCGAAGCTAAAGACGCTTCCGCGGAAAAAGAATCTTCGGATTCGGAGGCTTAAAATCGATGGGAGAATTCCGTCTTATTCGCTTGGGCGAGCAGATTCGGGAAGAAATCGCTTCGATGATTATTTCCGAGCAGATAAAGGATCCGCGCGTTTCAACTTTTTTGAATATCAATCGGGTTGAAGTGAGCCGGGATTTGTCCTTTGCGAAAGTATACGTTTCCAGTTTTTTGACCGATAAATCGACCGAAAAGGGCGTTAAAGGCTTGGAAAATGCCGCGGGCTTTATTCAAACCGTGTTGAGCAAAAAACTGAGGCTGCGCCAATTCCCCAAACTGACTTTTATTGCCGATTCGAGCATAAAGGAAGGAATGGATATGGTGCGAAAACTCAACGAGCTTGAACAGCACGAAGGCGAACGCAAGACCTGATGGATGTGAGTCCCGTATCCGGCATTTTGCCGTACGCAAAACACAGCGGCATAACCAGTTTCGCGTCTTTGGGCTGTATAAAAAAAGCGCTGCACACGAAAAAGGTCGGTCACACCGGTACGCTCGATTCTTTTGCCGAAGGCCTTTTGGTCGTTTTGACCGGAAGCCTTACGCGCCTTGTGCCGTATTTTACTCTTTTCGATAAAACCTACGAAGCCGTTATTTCCTTCGGCGAAGAAACCGATACCCTCGATCCGTGCGGAACTGTCGTGCGCAGTGCGCCTTTACCCGACGCGGCTTCTTTTGAGCGGGCTTTTACCTCTTTTCGCGGCAACCTTATGCAGCGGCCGCCCTCATATTCGGCCGTTCATGTAAACGGAAAAAGAGCTTCCGACCTTGCGCGGGAGGGAAGGGCGGCTCTTTTGCCCGAACGCGAGGTCGCCGTGTATCAAAGCGATATACTTGAAATGCGCTTCGTGCAGGAAGGCGGGCGGTCCCGTGTGCGTTATGCGCGCGTTTTTTTTCATGTTTCCAAAGGAACCTATATTCGAAGCCTGGCGCGCGATTTGGCCGCAGCCTGCGGTTCGGCCGCCCACCTTATCGGCTTAAAGCGCACGAAAGTCGGGTGTTTCGATATCGCTCAAGCCTCATTTTCCGATATGCTCGGCTCCTTTACGATAGATTCCGTACTGAGCCGCACGCAAACCGAATCTTCCGACCGCAGCGGCCCGAGCTGTTCCGGCGATAAAAGCGCCGAGGACGGTGAAAACCTCATCCGCCGTTCTCTTATGTCCTTTGATCGACAGGCGGCAAAATACTGCGGGCTCGGTTTGCTTACGCTTCGTCCGAACCGCCGCTTCGATTTTGCAAACGGAAAAACGCTAAAACCCGATTTTTTTACGGACTTTGAGCGTTTCCCCCGGTCGCTGCAAGCGCCGCTTGATGCTCAAAGTGAGCCGCAAGCCTTTGCCGTGTTTTTGCCCGACGGCACGTTTTTAGGTGTTGTCGAGCGGAGTGCGCAAACCGGAAAGCTCGCGTACGGTTTTGTCATACATTAGTGCGCCGCCAGCCACGCTTTCCACTGCTCTTCGCCGAGGTCTAAGGTGGTTATGCTGTCGACATAGATATCTTCAAGTTTGCTTAAATAATAATTGAACATATATGCTCTGTTTTGCTCCGGTTCATCATAGATGTTGCCGCGGTATTGAACGCCGTACGGATAAAGAGCCGGTTCCGTTAAGTTCGATTCGGCAATATAGAGGCAGATGATATTATTTTCTTCGTCATAAGCCGCACCCCAGCATGTTACGGCATGTTGATATAGTCTGCCTTTGGAACCCTTCCAAAACAAACCGATCGCCCGTCCCTTATCAAACGCTTCATTCATAATCCGTTCAAATTCTTTTTTTGTTTCACACCGCTCCGTATTAATAGGTTTTGTATCAAATGTGAAAACATCATTGAATAGCCCGGGATAGATTGAACCTAAAGTTTTTTGACCGTCTCTTTTATACAGGTACCACGTCAGGCCGTCTTCTATATAACCGCCATACGACTTATCATGTGTGTAGACCCTAAAAATATTGGCTATATCGCTTTTTTTGCCTTCATCTTTATCGGTTAAACCTCTGATATAATCATGCTTATATAAAGGCCGTTTCCACGCTTCAATGGCAGCTTTTTGCTTATACTGCTCAATATAGTCTTTATTTTGTTCAAACCACCAATGCAGCATATTGGAAGCGGTTTTAGCCCAACATTGACTAAGATCTGTTCCTTGTTTCTTTTTATTGTCTATCCCTTCTATCACGAAATAATCGTGCGGGAAATCATCCTTACGTAGTTTGGATAATTTTCGTGCATTGTAAAAGTTCGTATCGGCAGTTTCATTCCACTTGAACACATACGGCTGCTCATAATAATCGCCTGTGGGGGTACTGTTATAAATTATCGGCATTATTTCTTTTTGATCGGCAGTAGGCGCATTGATACCTTTAACCCATTTGTAATGCACAACGGGATTCTCATTCTTTTTTTGAATAATGTTTACGGTCAAATCGTCTTTGCCGTCCGCATTTTTAACATAGGCTTTTGCCGTTTTATCCCAAAACTTTATATATGCGCGCCTGTCCCATACGGTTTTGTTTTCCGTACAGGTAAACGAAATTTCATCCTTATTGGGATCGGTTCGTGAACTGATTGCCGGAGTTCCCGTAATCCACGGGAGCTTATCCTTATTCGACGTAAAGCACGGTTCATAATCCAATTTGCCGTCTATCGTTTGCACTTCGAATGTATATGTTCCCGCAGCGCTTTCTCTCATAACGGCTTGTTTTGATTCGTATTTGATTTGCGGCTTCTTTTTAATTTCAATCGTAACCGTTTTCGTTTTGGAGGGGGCGCTTTGGGATGCTACGGTTATGATTACGGAACCTTCCGATTGGGCGGTTACCATACCGTCGGGAGCAACAGCCGCATTATTATTGTTTGCGGCGTAGGTAAGGGACTTATCGGTCGCGTTATCGGGCTCTACTTTCGCCTTGAGTTTATAGGTATCGCCGATAATCAAAGAGGCGGGCGGTTCTTCTTCAAATTCGATATTTGTAACGGGAACCGGTTCCGGCGTAACGGTAAGATTTATTGCCTTTTGCACGCCGTTTGCCGCTCTGATCGTAATCACGGCATTGCCTTCTTTATGCGCCGTAATTAAACCGTCGGGGTTTACCGAAGCGGTTTCTTCGGCGCTCGACGAAAAGCTGAGCCTTTTGTTTGCCGCGTTTTCGGGCAAAACTTTCGCTTGCAGGCGGTACGTATCGCCTTTCACAACGGAAACTGAAGTTTCATCGGAAGCGACGGAAATCGCCAAAGGGGCGGCAGGAGCCTTTTTTGCCGTATAACCTTCTTTGCACGAAACAAGTAAAAGGAATAGGCTCAACATAATCATAATACTTTTAATATTTTTAATTGTATATAATTTCATATCTTAAAGTATATACGATTTTCGGTTGAGAATCAAGTTTTATCAAATTTTTATTTGTTTTTATTCTTGTTTTTTTCACGGATATGGGGTAGACTGTAGCAAGAAGGACCGATGTCCTATGGAGGTAATAAAAAGTGAAAAAAATTCTTCTCGTTTTGATCGCTTTATTGTCGGTAGCCGGAATCGTATTCGCCGGCGGCAATAAAGACGCGGCGTCAAGCACTCTGCCTACGATACGGCTCATCACCGATGATACCAGTATCGACGACAAATCCTTTAATGCGGCGGCATGGCGCGGTATTTTGGAATTCTACGGCGACACGTGGGAAAATCAAAAAAACCGCGGACAATTATATGATGTCGTTGCCTGCCAAACGCGGGATATGTATATTCCGAACTTAAAGCAAGCCGCCGACAAGGGCTACGACCTTATCATTACGACCGGCTTTACCTTTGCCGAAGCCGTAGGCGAAGTTGCAGCCTTGTATCCCGACCAGAAGTTTGTAATTATCGACGTGGACTGGGTCGGCAAACCCAATTTGGCCGAGTTCGTATATTCGGAAGAACAGGGTTCTTTCCTCGTCGGGGCTGCGGCCGCTTTGCAGGCTCAAGCCGAAGGAGTTAAAAATCCCAAATTCGGTTTTATCGGCGGCGTTCCCGGAGCTACGATCACCAAATTCGAAATGGGCTATGTGCAGGGAATCCGCTCAGTGCTGCCCAACGCACAGATTGTCGATTATTATGCGAACGACTGGGGCGCACCCGAAAAAGCGAAAGCCCAAGCTAAAAACTGGTACGATTCGGGCGTTACGACGATTTTCTCTGCAGCCGGCGGAACCGGAAACGGCACTATCGCGCAGGCTAAAGAATACCGCTCGCAGGGCAAAAAAGTATGGGCGATCGGTGTAGACTCGGATCAATATGAAGACGGTGTTTATGCCGACGGAAAATCGGTTGTTCTTACGTCGATGATTAAAAAGGTTGAAACGGCGACGCTGATGTCGTTAAAAGCCGTTGCCGACGGCAGCTTCAAGGGCGGCGTGTACAGGCTCGACTTGGCAGGAAACGGCGTCGATTATGCGACGACAAATAAAGAATTGAAGGCCGACGTTGTAAAAAAAGTAAACGCGATGAAAGCCGATATTATTTCCGGAAAAGTCAAAGTTGTCGGAACTTATAAAGAAGCTTTGGCTAAAGGGCTTGTTCCGGCCGGTTTGGGCGCAAAAGACGACTAATCGAAACCCGGTGTTTACGAATAATTGAATTTTGGAGGAGTTCGAAAAAGCCTTTTCGGGCTCCTCCTGTTTTATCGGCAGGCGGAAGTAATATGGAAAATAATGCGATAGAGATGATCGGCATCACAAAAACCTTTCCGGGCGTCGTTGCAAACGATGATGTAACGATTAAAGTCCGCGAAAACGAAGTTTTGGCTTTGTTGGGCGAAAACGGTGCCGGAAAATCGACTCTTATGTCGGTGCTTTTCGGCGCGTATGAAGCCGATCAGGGTATAATCAAAATACGCGGAAAAGAAGTTAAGATAAAGGATCCGAATGCGGCAACCGCTTTGGGTATAGGCATGGTTCACCAGCACTTTAAGCTTGTGCATAATTATACGGTTACCGAAAATATCGTACTCGGAATGGAGTCGGTAAACCGCTTTGGGGTGCTTGATCTTAAAACGGCGGAAAAACGCGTGGCCGAACTTTCCGAACAATACGGTCTTATGGTAAATCCGCGCGACAAAATAGAAGATATTACGGTCGGCATGCAGCAGCGCGTGGAAATACTTAAAACGCTGTACCGCAACGCCGACATTATCATCTTCGACGAACCGACCGCTGTTCTTACGCCGCAGGAAATCGACGAGCTTATGAACATTATCCGCCGTCTGAAAGCCGAAGGCAAAACAATCATCATTATTACGCATAAGCTGGACGAAATAAAAGCCGTCGGCGAACGCTGCACGGTTTTGCGCCGCGGCCGCCTGATCGGTACGGTGAACGTTGCCGACGTAACCGAGCACGACCTTGCCGAAATGATGGTCGGCCGCGCGGTTAAATTCGAAATCGATAAAAAACCGGCGAATCCGAGCCGCACCGTGCTTGCATTGAAGCACTTGTGCGTTAAAAGCAGCCGCGGCCGCCTTGCCGTAAAAGATTTGTCGCTCGACGTGCGTGCCGGCGAAATCGTCGGTATTGCCGGCGTTGACGGGAATGGCCAAAGCGAACTTATCTATGCGATTACGGGACTTTTGCCGGTTGAAAGCGGCAGTATTATGCTGAACGGAACCGATATTACGAAATACAGTATCCGCGAACGCATAGAAGCCGGCGTCGGGCACATTCCCGAAGACCGGCAAAAGCACGGTTTGGTATCCGAATTTACCGCCGCCGAAAATATCGTGCTTAAAAATTATTATAAAGCGCCTTACAGTTCCAAAAGCGGGCTGCTTAATTATCAGGCGATAGAAGCGAAAACTGCCGAGCTTATCCGCGATTTCGACATCCGCGCCGGAGAAGGAACGGCAACTATTGCCGGCAGTATGTCCGGCGGCAACAAGCAAAAACTTATTATCGCGCGCGAAATAGAACTTTCGCCCGAAGTGCTTGTCGTTGCGCAGCCTACGCGCGGCTTGGACGTCGGCGCCATAGAATATATCCGCCAAAGGATTATCGACGAGCGCGACAAGGGGCGGGCGGTTTTGCTTGTTTCGTTCGAACTCGATGAAATTATGAACCTCTGCGACCGTATCGCAACCATATCGAAGGGCTCGATTGTCGGCGTCTTTAATGCGGGCGAAGTTACCGAACGGGAAATCGGCGTTATGATGGCGGGTTCAAAACATAAAAATACGCAAGAGGTTCCGGCATGAAAAAACAATCGGCAAAAGCGGCCGCCAAAACGAACGGCGGCCTTATCAATTTTTTTCTTCACTCGGATGCGGCCGTATCCTTATTGGTTGTCGTGCTCGGATTTTTGTGCGGCGCCTTGCTTATACGCCTTGTCGGGCGCAACCCGATGGGCATGTTCAAATCGTTTTTTCAAGTGCTTACCGGCTTTTTTTGGAA is a window encoding:
- the rbfA gene encoding 30S ribosome-binding factor RbfA — encoded protein: MGEFRLIRLGEQIREEIASMIISEQIKDPRVSTFLNINRVEVSRDLSFAKVYVSSFLTDKSTEKGVKGLENAAGFIQTVLSKKLRLRQFPKLTFIADSSIKEGMDMVRKLNELEQHEGERKT
- a CDS encoding IdeS/Mac family cysteine endopeptidase (This family includes IgM or IgG-cleaving cysteine proteases.); its protein translation is MKLYTIKNIKSIMIMLSLFLLLVSCKEGYTAKKAPAAPLAISVASDETSVSVVKGDTYRLQAKVLPENAANKRLSFSSSAEETASVNPDGLITAHKEGNAVITIRAANGVQKAINLTVTPEPVPVTNIEFEEEPPASLIIGDTYKLKAKVEPDNATDKSLTYAANNNNAAVAPDGMVTAQSEGSVIITVASQSAPSKTKTVTIEIKKKPQIKYESKQAVMRESAAGTYTFEVQTIDGKLDYEPCFTSNKDKLPWITGTPAISSRTDPNKDEISFTCTENKTVWDRRAYIKFWDKTAKAYVKNADGKDDLTVNIIQKKNENPVVHYKWVKGINAPTADQKEIMPIIYNSTPTGDYYEQPYVFKWNETADTNFYNARKLSKLRKDDFPHDYFVIEGIDNKKKQGTDLSQCWAKTASNMLHWWFEQNKDYIEQYKQKAAIEAWKRPLYKHDYIRGLTDKDEGKKSDIANIFRVYTHDKSYGGYIEDGLTWYLYKRDGQKTLGSIYPGLFNDVFTFDTKPINTERCETKKEFERIMNEAFDKGRAIGLFWKGSKGRLYQHAVTCWGAAYDEENNIICLYIAESNLTEPALYPYGVQYRGNIYDEPEQNRAYMFNYYLSKLEDIYVDSITTLDLGEEQWKAWLAAH
- a CDS encoding BMP family lipoprotein codes for the protein MKKILLVLIALLSVAGIVFAGGNKDAASSTLPTIRLITDDTSIDDKSFNAAAWRGILEFYGDTWENQKNRGQLYDVVACQTRDMYIPNLKQAADKGYDLIITTGFTFAEAVGEVAALYPDQKFVIIDVDWVGKPNLAEFVYSEEQGSFLVGAAAALQAQAEGVKNPKFGFIGGVPGATITKFEMGYVQGIRSVLPNAQIVDYYANDWGAPEKAKAQAKNWYDSGVTTIFSAAGGTGNGTIAQAKEYRSQGKKVWAIGVDSDQYEDGVYADGKSVVLTSMIKKVETATLMSLKAVADGSFKGGVYRLDLAGNGVDYATTNKELKADVVKKVNAMKADIISGKVKVVGTYKEALAKGLVPAGLGAKDD
- the truB gene encoding tRNA pseudouridine(55) synthase TruB, encoding MDVSPVSGILPYAKHSGITSFASLGCIKKALHTKKVGHTGTLDSFAEGLLVVLTGSLTRLVPYFTLFDKTYEAVISFGEETDTLDPCGTVVRSAPLPDAASFERAFTSFRGNLMQRPPSYSAVHVNGKRASDLAREGRAALLPEREVAVYQSDILEMRFVQEGGRSRVRYARVFFHVSKGTYIRSLARDLAAACGSAAHLIGLKRTKVGCFDIAQASFSDMLGSFTIDSVLSRTQTESSDRSGPSCSGDKSAEDGENLIRRSLMSFDRQAAKYCGLGLLTLRPNRRFDFANGKTLKPDFFTDFERFPRSLQAPLDAQSEPQAFAVFLPDGTFLGVVERSAQTGKLAYGFVIH
- the infB gene encoding translation initiation factor IF-2, which encodes MAEELDKKPKFRVNKQRPEQTPSAASAAGTAAPEKKKVVVVKKKTVAPKPEAHASVRVAVKAVPASSAAPSSENLSVKKPSSISELSPPRPNVKQGNLAGRPYGASGARVQNRPNRYQDSGFTGAQARDGAQSRDGFQGRGERPSYQGGRRDAQGGFGAQRGREGGYKAGGFQAGRTGSGPRRPGEGRSAGGRPGFMPRPGFGGSQAPLPETKKTPSKKTFTKKKAVYSRKDREEDLEDKLFNQKKKQAAKASVVPERIEIMETVSVSDLAKKMNLKASEIIAKLMSMGMMVSITQSIDSDTATLLASEYNCDVKVVSLYEETVIATEKDNEADMAPRPPVVTIMGHVDHGKTKTLDAIRSTNVVATEFGGITQHIGAYMVETPKGRITFLDTPGHEAFTMMRARGAKVTDIVVLVVAADDGVMPQTVEAINHAKDAGVPIVVAVNKIDKPEANPDRVMTQLSEMGLMPEEWGGQTQFVKISALKKEGLDELLDAILLQAEILELKANWKCRAEGKVIESRIDHGRGVVATIIVERGTLRTGDPYVAGIYSGRVRAIFNDRGQKIDEATPSMPVEILGLEAMPNAGDPFQVTDTERTARDVSLKRQELKRFEDAKNIKKVTLDNLYDTIDEGEVMELKVIVKADLQGSAEALKESLEKLSTRDIRLVVIHSSAGAINESDVMLAAADSNAIIIGFNVRPTPKAKILADQEKVDIRKYNIIYKAVEEITLAMEGMLKPDVKEEVIGMLEVRDTFKVPKVGLIAGSYVTQGLIKRTSSVNVIRDGIVIYTGKVSSLKRFKDDAKEVAAGFECGVGIDQWHDIKVGDQLEVFEYTEVARKLGDSESASKKTSKKEKAKADSAEAKDASAEKESSDSEA
- a CDS encoding ABC transporter ATP-binding protein; this encodes MENNAIEMIGITKTFPGVVANDDVTIKVRENEVLALLGENGAGKSTLMSVLFGAYEADQGIIKIRGKEVKIKDPNAATALGIGMVHQHFKLVHNYTVTENIVLGMESVNRFGVLDLKTAEKRVAELSEQYGLMVNPRDKIEDITVGMQQRVEILKTLYRNADIIIFDEPTAVLTPQEIDELMNIIRRLKAEGKTIIIITHKLDEIKAVGERCTVLRRGRLIGTVNVADVTEHDLAEMMVGRAVKFEIDKKPANPSRTVLALKHLCVKSSRGRLAVKDLSLDVRAGEIVGIAGVDGNGQSELIYAITGLLPVESGSIMLNGTDITKYSIRERIEAGVGHIPEDRQKHGLVSEFTAAENIVLKNYYKAPYSSKSGLLNYQAIEAKTAELIRDFDIRAGEGTATIAGSMSGGNKQKLIIAREIELSPEVLVVAQPTRGLDVGAIEYIRQRIIDERDKGRAVLLVSFELDEIMNLCDRIATISKGSIVGVFNAGEVTEREIGVMMAGSKHKNTQEVPA